In a genomic window of Thermoproteus tenax Kra 1:
- a CDS encoding DUF1641 domain-containing protein: protein MSAEERIFRALSDPQKQEALAALLENIDVIKDLVALLAELKNAGVLEGLAGLLALMRAFSGDLLGRDVAEKAAKMLDLASAFSLLGANVNNVACLSRAVAEADASNPAGIYSLVNSLQDPDVQRGLGYFLSFMKALGKCIRG, encoded by the coding sequence ATGAGCGCTGAGGAGAGAATCTTCAGAGCTTTGTCAGATCCACAGAAACAGGAGGCTTTGGCCGCTTTGTTGGAGAATATCGATGTAATAAAGGACCTCGTCGCTCTTCTGGCCGAACTTAAGAACGCCGGCGTACTTGAGGGCTTGGCCGGCCTCCTGGCCCTCATGAGGGCCTTTTCCGGAGATCTATTGGGCAGAGATGTGGCAGAGAAGGCCGCCAAGATGTTAGACCTTGCCTCAGCTTTCTCCCTCCTTGGCGCAAACGTGAACAATGTGGCGTGTCTCTCGAGGGCTGTGGCCGAGGCTGACGCCTCAAATCCAGCGGGGATATACAGCCTTGTCAACTCTCTACAAGACCCAGACGTGCAGAGAGGGCTAGGCTACTTCCTCTCATTTATGAAGGCCTTGGGCAAGTGTATCAGGGGCTAA
- a CDS encoding translation initiation factor aIF-1A, producing MSEFRTPGEGEMLGKVLEMLGDNRVKVICQDGNVRVARIPGRYRKRLWLKPGDYVIVAVWDFDPNKGDVVHKYEKRDIDELRRRGYGEVIDNLDKLA from the coding sequence GTGTCAGAGTTTCGAACTCCCGGCGAGGGCGAGATGTTGGGGAAAGTTTTGGAGATGTTGGGAGATAACAGAGTTAAGGTAATATGCCAGGATGGAAACGTGAGAGTGGCGAGGATACCGGGCCGTTATAGAAAGAGGCTGTGGCTTAAGCCCGGCGACTACGTGATAGTCGCCGTCTGGGACTTCGACCCGAACAAGGGGGATGTGGTACACAAATATGAGAAGAGGGATATCGATGAATTGAGGAGGAGGGGCTACGGAGAGGTCATCGATAATTTGGATAAGCTCGCCTAG